Proteins encoded by one window of Cloeon dipterum chromosome 4, ieCloDipt1.1, whole genome shotgun sequence:
- the kmr gene encoding uncharacterized protein kmr isoform X8, translating to MLVMRWGSSRRRSAAASRRSSSLDMRDSLLQQPPRPEKKCPSWNCLKCTSSADMPSERVYLPLWELSSTPREKRRMGYDVIRPATTQKTASAREFLPAGVATSTPLRPKSFAAPTDSETWLDPPVGQTPHHTAFAMDVMKHGRRRSKDNGGNGSRQTQLRSPMVQRPSAAKVTLQGWLYKQGSEGLMLWKRRWFVLSEYCLFYYKGPEEEKLLGSILLPSYKISPCAPDDRVFRKFSFKAEHHNMRTYFFAADSREQMVRWMNAMSLASILQTAPVPSWEEPASSSRPSVSSVSQSADDSDSGFHGYRSPRAATTPRQGGDGASAKDTVETNGWGPQPLYANAPPKPKRLPQGDSPEPSPERPAHPQQQQTPRGGIYGVSPRQHPENRTPDPYGRPIDYEDVYGRKGAWPPPPPQAYMNEPPAKLDNFRTSPQENNNYSKPPPDVTKTYVKPTGPLRNQEAPTKQPPPATLPKQLFRMGSPAPTPAVKPRPKPPAGHPPRPHSADFLEVDVRETPPSAVQRRERNGPQGERPKSSIDVHNDDYWSEESYARKMRQSLYMHAQTQSGRATPLQKHIIDNRAKPPSHSRSPAQSEGQPAEEQPSSIRRHKEQVDRHSNQFMRSASARLPRHKSRAEAHEQADAPGSEKKIQQREESMQRLLEWKQRMLQSPLTRKSSPRPHDNSMPHSPLSHLLLRTPDAPATPGSDAGSVTFRPRRQPTRGPNSSSSSRSRSQDPGRRSAPPIHRRNSYSSDDEDIQREARSNRRPRKSATASSQQAGRASDQVDTERRRVHNPSSGSAVVLPSSPDYVNINAFGEKKQHRIPPDMPYSHDSHGFRKSGDTLTRYGPRQPSPKPEPPPAVPLHMHPAIGKTTPTIQRLAPSEDRNGKHSDSGYDSLRMQSAAAEIKRTSPPKTGVLSQPTDESQLIKEFSYQYIHSNVQDLPSPPSTKSSPEERSASRVKFQTQEMPSRYETSEQLNKFSSPDANDDEDMSSLIKARQINLRSFALGEPSSEESTPRKPLPAKKNAQSGGNNKSVRDLLADFERKSAALAKEQENINAKEARRCVFSDTETLLYDTSSDAEINYVHESKLRKNATDMKQQRRCVSRAGERSDDDDEEIAAALGIKESFISSGRELHAKRKELQNKKRKQPAKKLQVEDLHPSGYIRLSLAESMVAHEDSASSRSSPSPNPRVPDRIKSPEIALALAAAEDHYLPMTPSKKSILEPVNTPAMQLEECSYVEMGDGGSVQTLTNVFEQSTDKRMFEIQQSSANDEESHYEFLYKASTNYEPVYMEVSSIDPLKPLSLSLPKMDSLPIEHSKTSSTSSSSRTVVYNESASDSLRALPDILNSTSSQKDKSDSDDADDEASKDLETLDTPHHPRFSLSDTFRPASYYLGVGGRGNDPQDSSDSDLVSPPPIPATLPPLDDDDEDFSLDLSRQEVRKWSDEASFRLRSAPSRTSMDGGEADRLKRRPVSEELLDSFEESSFLTDYTKYGISESAYHKEIIAQEENMYATNKPVPKDVKSDLLFRERFPPPVQQASASAAEPENQTPPRGQGEASPGKNEAIGGAPYYYSDLLKAMDEETNSMYDRFQQHAMNQLRTSSRLNNQRSDGVDGKRLSDIGRHVNPIPLMLNGLLDLNDPNLIAEEIRNTTAGLVSKSVPVDERNIYESDTLRKMAQKRHLQRRRSKTPDPDIATRNLYPVGLRDKSESSFEARRRSRSLEGLVDAEESTQPPPEAQNEGADPWEEDTLWRESLRRVSRVRHTRSLDDLDESDPPATPAPAPSGRRSVDHLAAGGSQTRSAKVTRDVTYVNDAAVRPRMIRSKELYENDYREGSRRSSSRQNQTPDEDSGVYERLLPTESMERNRRGQTFVDRYEFDVDSEMFRQPTQNGSQQPHFLEESLPPSFEIDREKLRQWDLLSSAPLEDGAKPPSPAPARVRPAEEDPAEPSSGPQNPQSTRQGGGRQPTALTKQPIFKSKVQSNQQSLGGSGSGSIQESIPAVRSHQRQQQRPMTVQPTAFTNLEDPVSASHAAFRAGARLCSRGASPKVPSAASSPLPQGLLGPDEGVTISDTEQARRSLVKAGMSPLSRKMTAGALLGRTHEELVLLLIQLRRESSSLSRVAELCQAEILSQARLAELDAARKAEHLRRLEDLKRHLQEIEKQHEKGKPLVTLVDNMVKLGSMYRGSSISSLPRSAAITPPPMQRFDFNMYEQRIMEWNRLSPPEHAELQMKMQQLYHLERQLQEQALILQNLQQDKTLLQRAMGGLRHKLATCTVAEGELYHQQKRLMETEFNRVRHLLAMHSKKMEDIVVENARVEHDIMMLRQKAENQRMMSRSATPTMMVQGSTAVDLELELRRVQNLVGDLQRQRHDLSLQVRQLTEKRHSLTQTPELRGKMHPASSPAHSPASLPSTPRTRRPSSTWLETDLDSMHSIDRAVASPMSPLYVNTEILDYSMNGKEPLTPDDLSPPPPPAPEDPSLYNGSATTYYEPQDISEADDRMKRFYGIIPKTEKAEIKTVRIVKRESERRNRVKQRPSMEMDLSMGRVSEEDHPPPPTALELSLLMELQAQQEQQQQQPVDPHVFQRSLSLPRGFGKQPPPPPSRALSPRSDIVTLRAHRTLGSGARARDDLDMERALRRRVAGAPDVVRSTLSQRELKYNETTIDSILGTPNKIVIPERYVPEKEPEMSAEEQLQRLRKAESIRKMLSETTPLTSESQAQSPTNEGSGEEVNSTMKLKLAAEKKQREHILQLNQLLAQQVKEKSKMVAARALEIAPFKDASTEDDDSSPISELPLIQQRDNFFS from the exons CACGGCAGGAGACGCAGCAAGGACAACGGCGGCAACGGCAGCAGACAGACGCAGCTGCGTTCGCCCATGGTCCAGCGGCCATCGGCCGCCAAGGTCACCCTTCAGGGGTGGCTCTACAAGCAGGGTAGCGAGGGACTGATGCTGTGGAAGCGCCGCTGGTTCGTGCTTTCCGAGTACTGCCTTTTCTACTACAAAG gaccggaggaagaaaaattgctgGGTTCAATTTTACTGCCCTCGTACAAAATTAGTCCGTGCGCGCCGGACGACCGCGTCTTCCGCAAGTTCTCCTTCAAAGCCGAGCACCACAACATGCGGACGTACTTCTTCGCCGCCGACTCGCGCGAGCAGATGGTCCGCTGGATGAACGCCATGAGCTTAGCATCTATTCTGCAAACCGCTCCGGTGCCCTC ATGGGAGGAACCAGCATCGTCAAGCAGGCCGAGCGTGTCGTCGGTGTCGCAGAGCGCCGACGACAGCGACTCGGGCTTCCACGGCTACCGGTCGCCGCGGGCCGCCACCACCCCTCGGCAGGGCGGCGACGGCGCCAGCGCCAAGGACACCGTGGAGACCAACGGCTGGGGGCCGCAGCCGCTGTACGCCAACGCGCCACCCAAGCCCAAGAGACTGCCGCAGGGTGACTCGCCCGAGCCCAGCCCTGAGAGGCCGGCGCACCCTCAGCAACAGCAAACACCGCGCGGCGGAATCTACGGCGTCTCGCCCAGGCAGCACCCTGAAAACCGGACGCCTGATCCATACGGCCGGCCAATTGATTACGAGGACGTGTACGGACGCAAAGGCGCTTGGCCACCACCTCCTCCTCAG GCGTACATGAACGAGCCGCCGGCCAAGCTGGACAACTTCAGGACGTCACCGCAGGAGAACAACAATTACTCCAAGCCCCCGCCGGACGTGACCAAGACCTACGTGAAACCGACAGGGCCCCTGCGCAACCAGGAGGCGCCCACCAAGCAACCCCCGCCCGCCACCCTGCCCAAGCAGCTCTTTAGAATGGGCAGCCCGGCGCCCACACCGGCGGTGAAGCCCAGGCCCAAGCCCCCGGCGGGCCATCCACCGCGGCCGCACAGCGCTGACTTTTTGGAGGTGGACGTCCGGGAGACGCCGCCGAGCGCGGTGCAGCGGAGGGAGAGAAACGGACCCCAAGGGGAGAGACCAAAGTCCAGCATCGACGTCCACAATGACGACTATTG GTCTGAAGAAAGCTACGCACGGAAAATGCGCCAGTCACTTTACATGCACGCTCAGACCCAGTCGGGCAGGGCGACCCCCCTGCAGAAGCACATCATCGACAACAGGGCAAAGCCTCCAAGTCACAGCAGGTCGCCGGCTCAATCAGAAGGTCAACCTGCTGAAGAGCAGCCCAGTTCAATCAGGAGGCACAAAGAACAGGTGGATAGGCACAGCAATCAATTTATGAGAAGCGCCAGTGCCAGACTGCCGAGGCACAAGTCTCGGGCAGAGGCGCATGAACAAGCAGATGCGCCAGGcagcgaaaagaaaattcaacaa cgAGAAGAGTCAATGCAGCGACTGCTGGAATGGAAACAGCGGATGCTGCAGTCGCCGCTGACGCGCAAGTCATCTCCGCGGCCGCACGACAACTCGATGCCCCACTCGCCCCTGTCGCACCTTCTGCTGAGGACCCCTGACGCTCCTGCTACCCCTGGCAGCGACGCCGGTTCAGTGACCTTCAGACCGAGGCGGCAGCCGACCAGGGGGCCCAACTCGTCGAGCTCGAGTCGCAGTCGGAGCCAAGACCCTGGTCGGCGCTCTGCGCCTCCCATCCACAGGCGCAACTCGTATTCTTCGGACGACGAGG ATATCCAGCGGGAGGCCCGCAGTAACCGGCGCCCGAGAAAGTCGGCGACCGCGTCCAgccagcaggcaggcagagcCTCCGACCAAGTGGACACAGAAAGACGAAGGGTGCACAACCCTTCGTCAGGTAGTGCCGTCGTGCTTCCCTCCTCCCCCGACTACGTGAATATTAACGCGTTTGGCGAGAAAAAGCAGCACCGCATTCCGCCCGATATGCCCTACTCGCACGACTCGCACGGCTTCAGGAAGAGCGGCGACACCCTCACCAGATACGGACCTCGTCAACCCTCCCCGAAGCCGGAACCACCCCCGGCCGTCCCTTTGCACATGCACCCCGCCATCGGCAAAACCACGCCGACCATCCAGCGGCTCGCACCTTCCGAGGACCGAAATGGAAAGCACTCGGACAGCGGCTACGACTCCCTCAGGATGCAGAGCGCGGCGGCCGAGATCAAAAGAACGTCGCCGCCGAAAACCGGAGTCCTCAGCCAGCCGACCGACGAGTCGCAATTGATTAAAGAGTTCTCCTACCAGTACATCCACAGCAACGTGCAAGATCTGCCGTCTCCTCCCAGCACGAAAAGTAGCCCTGAGGAAAGGTCCGCGAGCAGGGTCAAGTTCCAAACTCAGGAGATGCCCTCCAGGTACGAGACGAGTGAGCAACTGAACAAATTCTCCTCGCCTGACGCAAATGACGATGAGGATATGTCGAGTTTGATAAAAGCCAGGCAGATCAATCTCAGGAGTTTTGCGCTGGGCGAGCCCTCCTCCGAGGAGAGCACTCCGCGGAAGCCTCTGCCGGCCAAGAAAAACGCACAGAGTGGCGGAAACAACAAGTCAGTGCGCGACCTCCTGGCCGACTTCGAACGCAAGTCGGCTGCCCTGGCGAAAGAGCAGGAAAATATCAACGCCAAGGAGGCCAGGCGATGCGTCTTCAGCGACACCGAAACGCTTCTCTACGACACGTCGAGCGACGCTGAAATTAACTACGTCCACGAGAGCAAGTTGAGGAAAAATGCGACGGACAtgaagcagcagcggcggtgcGTGTCGCGCGCCGGAGAGCgcagcgacgacgacgacgaggaaATCGCTGCCGCGCTTGGAATTAAGGAAAGTTTCATCAGCTCGGGCAGAGAACTGCACGCGAAACGAAAAGAGCTGCAAAATAAGAAAAGGAAGCAGCCAGCTAAAAAGCTGCAAGTGGAGGACTTGCACCCATCTGGATACATACGTCTCAGTCTCGCGGAGTCGATGGTGGCCCACGAGGACAGCGCGTCTTCCAGAAGCTCGCCGAGTCCCAATCCGCGCGTCCCGGATAGAATAAAATCACCAGAAATCGCCTTGGCTTTGGCTGCGGCTGAGGATCATTACTTACCGATGACTCCGTCCAAAAAGTCGATTCTCGAGCCGGTGAACACCCCTGCTATGCAGTTGGAAGAGTGCTCCTACGTTGAAATGGGTGACGGTGGCAGCGTGCAAACGCTAACAAACGTTTTCGAGCAGTCGACCGACAAGCGAATGTTTGAAATTCAGCAGAGCTCTGCCAACGACGAGGAATCGCATTACGAGTTCCTCTACAAGGCCTCCACCAATTACGAGCCAGTGTACATGGAGGTGTCTTCGATCGATCCATTGAAGCCCCTGAGCCTCTCCTTGCCGAAGATGGACAGCTTGCCCATAGAGCACAGCAAAACATCGAGCACCTCCTCGAGCAGCAGGACCGTGGTCTACAACGAAAGCGCCAGCGACTCCCTCCGCGCCCTCCCGGACATCCTCAACTCGACGTCCAGCCAAAAGGACAAGTCGGACAGTGATGACGCGGACGACGAGGCTTCCAAGGACTTGGAGACCTTGGACACACCCCACCACCCTAGATTTAGCTTGTCCGACACGTTCCGTCCAGCTTCCTACTACCTCGGCGTTGGAGGCCGTGGTAACGATCCCCAAGACTCGTCAGACAGTGATTTAGTGTCTCCCCCTCCCATCCCTGCAACCTTGCCCCCTCTGGACGATGACGACGAAGACTTCTCGCTCGACCTGAGTAGACAAGAGGTGCGCAAGTGGTCGGACGAGGCGTCGTTTCGACTCCGCTCGGCTCCCAGCAGGACCTCGATGGACGGCGGCGAAGCGGACAGACTGAAAAGGAGACCCGTGTCCGAGGAACTGCTGGACAGTTTCGAGGAGAGCTCCTTCCTGACCGACTACACCAAATACGGCATCTCTGAAAGCGCCTATCACAAGGAGATAATTGCTCAAGAGGAAAACATGTACGCCACCAACAAGCCAGTGCCAAAAGACGTCAAGTCGGACTTGCTCTTCAGGGAGAGATTCCCGCCTCCGGTGCAGCAAGCCAGCGCGTCTGCGGCCGAGCCTGAAAATCAAACGCCTCCCAGGGGTCAAGGCGAGGCATCGCCGGGCAAGAACGAGGCGATCGGCGGAGCGCCGTATTACTACTCGGACCTGCTCAAGGCGATGGACGAAGAGACCAACTCGATGTACGACAGGTTCCAGCAGCACGCCATGAACCAGCTGCGCACCAGCTCGAGGCTAAACAACCAAAGAAGTGACGGCGTGGACGGCAAGCGACTCAGCGACATCGGTCGCCACGTCAATCCCATCCCCCTGATGCTCAACGGCCTTCTGGATCTGAACGACCCCAACCTGATCGCCGAGGAAATTAGAAACACCACCGCAGGCCTCGTCTCGAAAAGTGTCCCCGTGGACGAGAGGAACATTTACGAGTCGGACACCCTGCGGAAGATGGCGCAGAAGCGGCACCTGCAGAGACGCAGGTCGAAGACGCCCGACCCCGACATTGCCACGAGAAATCTGTACCCGGTCGGTCTGCGCGACAAGTCCGAGTCCTCGTTCGAGGCACGGCGGCGCAGCAGGTCGCTGGAGGGCCTGGTGGACGCGGAGGAAAGCACGCAACCCCCTCCAGAGGCGCAAAACGAGGGCGCCGATCCGTGGGAGGAAGACACCCTGTGGAGGGAGTCCCTGCGCAGGGTGAGCAGGGTTAGACACACCAGGTCGCTCGACGACCTGGACGAGAGCGATCCTCCAGCAACGCCCGCCCCCGCTCCGTCCGGTCGGAGGAGCGTGGACCACCTGGCCGCAGGAGGCAGCCAGACGCGCTCTGCCAAGGTGACCAGGGACGTGACCTACGTGAACGACGCGGCGGTGCGGCCCCGCATGATCCGCTCCAAGGAACTGTACGAGAACGACTACCGCGAGGGGAGCAGGCGGAGCAGCTCGAGGCAGAACCAGACACCCGACGAGGACTCGGGCGTCTACGAACGCCTGCTGCCCACCGAGAGCATGGAGCGCAACCGGCGCGGCCAGACCTTCGTGGACAGGTACGAGTTCGACGTGGACAGCGAAATGTTCAGACAACCGACGCAGAACGGCAGCCAACAGCCGCATTTTTTAGAGGAAAGCCTTCCTCCCTCTTTCGAGATCGACCGCGAGAAGCTGCGCCAGTGGGACCTTCTGTCGAGCGCCCCTCTGGAGGACGGTGCCAAGCCACCGTCACCAGCTCCGGCGCGAGTTCGTCCGGCAGAGGAGGACCCTGCCGAGCCCAGCAGTGGGCCGCAGAATCCGCAGTCCACCAGACAGGGGGGAGGGAGGCAACCTACGGCACTTACCAAACAGccaattttcaaaagcaaagTCCAGAGCAACCAGCAGTCATTAGgag gctCAGGTTCGGGGTCGATTCAGGAAAGCATTCCAGCAGTTCGCAGCcaccagcggcagcagcagcggccgaTGACCGTGCAGCCAACAGCCTTCACGAACCTGGAGGACCCCGTCAGCGCAAGTCACGCCGCGTTTAGGGCTGGGGCGAGGCTCTGCAGCCGCGGGGCCTCGCCCAAGGTCCCATCGGCTGCCAGTTCGCCCCTCCCACAAGGGCTGCTCGGCCCTGACGAGGGCGTCACCATCTCAGACACGGAACAGGCTCGCAGATCG TTGGTTAAAGCTGGCATGTCGCCGCTGAGCAGAAAAATGACGGCCGGCGCGTTGCTTGGTCGCACGCACGAAgagctggtgctgctgctgatcCAACTGAGGAGGGAAAGCTCCTCTTTGAGTCGGGTGGCTGAGTTGTGTCAAGCCGAAATCCTCAGTCAG GCACGTCTGGCCGAGCTCGACGCGGCGCGCAAGGCGGAACACTTGAGGCGCCTCGAGGACCTCAAGAGGCACTTGCAGGAGATTGAGAAACAA CATGAGAAGGGTAAGCCGCTGGTGACCCTGGTGGACAACATGGTCAAGCTGGGCTCCATGTACCGCGGCTCGTCCATCAGCTCGCTGCCAAGAAGCGCTGCCATCACGCCACCGCCGATGCAGAGGTTCGACTTCAACATGTACGAGCAGCGCATCATGGAGTGGAACAGGCTCAGTCCACCTGAGCATGCCGAACTCCAG ATGAAAATGCAGCAGTTGTATCACCTTGAGCGGCAGTTGCAAGAGCAGGCGCTGATCCTCCAGAACCTGCAGCAAGACAAAACCCTTCTGCAAAGAGCCATGGGGGGTCTACGCCACAAACTAGCAACATGCACCGTCGCCGAAGGTGAACTGTATCACCAGCAGAAGCGGCTCATGGAAACGGAATTCAACAGGGTCAGACACCTTTTGGCCATGCACTCCAAGAAAATGGAGGACATCGTCGTGGAGAACGCCAGGGTAGAACACGACATCATGATGCTGCGGCAGAAGGCGGAAAACCAGAGGATGATGAGCAGGTCCGCCACGCCAACGATGATGGTCCAAGGCTCAACGGCTGTTGACTTGGAACTGGAGCTACGCAGGGTGCAGAATCTGGTCGGTGACCTCCAGAGACAACGGCATGACCTCAGCCTTCAG GTAAGGCAACTGACAGAAAAACGGCACAGCCTGACGCAAACGCCAGAGCTGAGGGGCAAAATGCATCCAGCAAGCTCGCCAGCGCACTCGCCGGCCTCGTTGCCGTCCACCCCCAGGACGCGGAGGCCGTCCTCCACGTGGTTGGAGACGGACCTCGACTCGATGCACTCGATAGACAGGGCGGTCGCGTCGCCAATGTCACCACTCTACGTCAATACGGAGATCCTCGACTATTCTATGAACGGAAAGGAGCCCCTCACCCCCGACGACCTCTCTCCGCCTCCGCCCCCTGCCCCGGAAGACCCGTCCTTGTACAATGGCTCAGCCACCACTTACTACGAGCCGCAGGACATCAGCGAGGCTGACGACCGCATGAAGAGGTTTTATg GCATCATTCCCAAGACAGAAAAGGCTGAGATCAAAACAGTGAGAATCGTGAAGCGCGAGTCTGAACGGCGCAACAGGGTGAAGCAGCGGCCGAGCATGGAGATGGACCTGTCGATGGGCCGCGTGAGCGAGGAGGACCACCCGCCGCCGCCCACCGCACTCGAGTTGTCGCTGCTGATGGAGCTGCAGGCCCAGCAagagcagcaacaacagcagccaGTTGACCCGCACGTGTTCCAGCGTTCGCTTTCGCTGCCCCGCGGCTTTGGCAAGCAGCCTCCGCCGCCCCCGTCCAGGGCCCTCTCCCCGCGCAGCGACATCGTCACCCTGCGAGCGCACAGGACGCTG GGCTCAGGTGCTAGGGCGCGTGACGACCTGGACATGGAACGCGCCCTGAGGCGCAGGGTAGCCGGCGCGCCAGACGTGGTGCGTTCCACCCTGAGCCAGCGGGAACTCAAGTACAACGAAACCACCATCGACAGCATCCTCGGCACCCCCAACAAAATCGTGATCCCGGAGAGATACGTACCAGAAAAG GAGCCAGAAATGTCCGCTGAGGAACAGCTGCAGCGGCTGCGCAAGGCAGAGTCCATCAGGAAGATGCTGTCGGAAACAACTCCTCTTACCTCAGAAAGTCAAG CGCAATCTCCAACTAACGAAGGCAGCGGAGAGGAAGTCAACTCGACCATGAAGCTCAAGCTGGCCGCGGAAAAGAAGCAGCGGGAACACATTCTGCAGCTGAACCAACTGTTGGCGCAGCAAGTGAAGGAGAAAAGCAAAATGGTCGCAG CTCGAGCCTTGGAAATCGCGCCGTTCAAGGACGCGAGCACCGAGGACGACGACTCGTCGCCGATTTCGGAGCTGCCGCTCATCCAGCAGAGGGACAACTTTTTCTCCTGA